Within the Scomber scombrus chromosome 4, fScoSco1.1, whole genome shotgun sequence genome, the region TCGTGTCTTCCATCATATTGCctcatttcttttttacacCAATGTCTATTTCTGGGTTTTTCTGTACTGCCTAAATCTACCAAATGTTCACTCTAGAAGATTAATACTGTAAGTATGTGTAATACAGGTCAGATACAAAACTTACAATAAAACTCAAACACTGTATATTGATATTAGGCATACAATTGTGATCTCTAGGTAGTTAAAAGACCCAAGAAACCCAATGTGTTACCAGTTTCTTCCGGTGggtttaatgtctgttttttcagGGATCAATAAACAGTAGGAATAAGATATTACATTCaggaaatgtttaatattaaagaaATAGGCAAGTCCATGAATCAAAATGTCACTTCAAAAGGAGACTTTTAATAGTAGGACTCCAATGTTAATGCTGTACGTATTCATTACAAAGTTTTTACTTCATGATACCTTTCATGTATAAAAGTATGGCGTTGTTCACATTACCGtccattaagaaaaaaaaactatattttttgcAGACCATACATTATATATGATTGGAAATTGAACAAATGCAACTCATGAATTTActcaattacacacacatagatggTCAAATCATTATTATGGAATTACAATTTAAGAGAATCATGTTAAAATCAAGGCTAAATATAATTAACTTTGAGGTATTATAGCAGTTACAGTAAACAAATCAAGTGTATGGCACAATCAGTAAATATAAGTGATGAATGGATGATATGATGGGACGTCAGCAGGTTCCCAGAAGATTTCTGTACTCTTGTTTGATGCAGGTGTAGATGGGATTGTAGAAACGTCTTTCTGGCGCCATGAGGTCAGTGACAATCTCAGTGTGGTCGACTTTGGGCAACAGGTAGAGCGACACCTTTACAGACACCGAGGTGAGGAGCTCAGAGAACTTTGTGGAAGATTCAACAGGTACGATAATGTCAGTGGTTCCATGGAGCAAAGCGAATGGAGGCACTCTGCAAGAAATGGAAACAAGGAAATACTGTAGCTAAAAAAATTCATATTGatagtgtaaaaaataaaaataaaaaacacttttattgctgctgaagaagaaggaaacaaaGTATAGCTGTTGCATCGTCACACCTGCTCAGTTTGTCCTGGCTGAGCTTCTCCAGTAAGTGTGTGGGCGAGTAGTACGGGAAGTTCCCCACTCCGTTCATGGCTTTGTGCATGGTGGAAACGTATTCGACTGCTCGCTTCTGCTCGTGCTCATAATGGTCCATGATGTTGTAGACGCCACTAAGACCTGTTCAGGAAATGCAAAAGGGAAGAACTCACTCAATCACATGAACATTGGATTtgatggaaataaataatattcttttctttttgtaaaacaatatttggataatttttctttgtgtatgtgCGGCTTTTGAAAAATATTGTCAAAAGCTCTCAGATCATGGAAAGGGAAATAAAAACCACCATCAATACTTCAGAAGTTATCTTTGAGCCACacttacatttcttttagcaTAAACCTGCTTGcaacaaaaactttattattcTTACCAATAACTCCTCTTATTGCACATGTAATGTCCTGCAGCTTTCTTGCCTCTATGAAAAGCTCCTCTCTTGAGTCAATGAGAAACAGTGTGGTCAGTGCACACAAATGTGCACCAGCTGAATGGCCAATTAATACTATCTTGTCCTGTAAAAGACAGAAGAATGGGACAGCATGTGTCCTAATATGTTAGCCACCTTCAAGAGGAACACTGGATGGATGTGGATGTGCAGAATGATGGCTAAACGTCTCCGAAATAAGCAACTTAAATGACAGTATTCtccaacaaaaactaaatattttcattggttagtacattaaaaatatatgggTCAGTGTTATTAAACTGAAGAGTTTTTAGAAATTACTTATGTAAAACCTCAAACCTAAAAATTTACCATGAAAATACTTTAAGATCATAATTTTCTCCTAAAATTGGACAATTTTCTGCAAAGATTTTGTGATATTGGAAGGGATTGTGAAATACTAAGACACTGTGCCTGCAGGCTTTACATATGCGATGACATGACGGGTCTCATTTCCTAGAAggtttaaaagatttttttttcttatgtggATTCATGAAGGAAGAGTCAATCTTGCCATTATTATCATCACTTTCCTGAATTTCTACAGCACAGTTAAAAGATGTTTCTTACTTTGTTAAAGTTGAACTTCTGTCCACTCTCTTGGGCCCAAACCAAGCAGTCAGCAATATCTTGTACCATCCCTAAAACATTCCCCTGGCGATCAGATGAAAGCAGCAGTGAGTCCAGATACCACACTAACATTTCTAATTAAATTTCTTATCTGTCATGTGGGTAACCTCAGTATAATTCTTGCCTACAGTTCACGGAGTTATGAGAAGAACATTTCATATTCAAGTCATAAAGTAAGTGCTAGAAATCTTATCAAATGCTAATACGACTactgtgtgttgttgttaaCTCTTACCTTTGGATATGTGCAGTAGTCAGGACATACGACAGTTGCACCTAGTTCTTCAGCCATCTGTCTGGCCAGCAAGCAGTAAATGGATCTATCTCCTGAGCCCCATGCACCTCCGTAGATGAAAACCACCAGCGGTGTTGGCACATCTTCAGACTTACCCAATGTGGGGGGGTGGTACAGGTCCAGCTTGTTGCTTCGGCGACCAAATGTGATGCCCTTTCAAGTGTccaaacagacaaaacagattTCCCCCCCCCAGACAGTTACATGTGTTACATGGAGTGTTTTATAGATGGACAACATCTTcgagaaaaaacacagaaatatgcaCTCTTTAACATACATGCTCTACATGAAGACACACACGACAACAAGCAGGATTTTCTAACTTATCCTTTACACACCTTTTCATAATGCTTACGGTTTTCGTCATTCTTGTACCATGACTTCCACTGAAAGTAAAGTCTCCCATACTGCAGGTATTTGAGTGTTTCCAGCACAGCTCTAGTTAAGCAGTAAATCCGCCTGCATTAGAGGGGAAACAATGAATGAGAACCCAGttcatgggggaaaaaaaccccaaaacaaataTATCATATTTCACAAGTTACCTTGGTCTTAGAGCTTCTATATACTTCTTATATCCAGGCTTGTTGGGCCAGCCGTATAACCACTGAGCCGCTAGAGAGATGGAGTATGGGACACCCACCAATACAGCACCCACAGCCACAGGCAGAGAGACGCGGCATTTTAACCCTGaccttcaaaaataaaaacaatagacaaagctataaaacatataagaaggccctccgtaacaccagagccGCCTACTattcatcactaatagaggagaataaaaatagtccaaggtttcttttcagcattttggctaaactgacaaagagtcataacactactgatccatgtattcctttaactctcagcagtgatgacttcatgagtttctttaatgataaaatctcaactattagggacacaatcaatcacctcctgccctcaatacacactgattcatcctctaacataggaaactcagaaactgctgttaaacctgatatttatctagactgtttctctccagtcgaccttatagaactaacctcaatgatcacttcctccaaaccatcaacctgtctcttagacccgattccaactaggctgcttaaggaagtctttccctctgttagcacttccttattagatatgatcaatctgtctttagtgacaggatatgtaccacagtcttttaaagtagctgtcattaaaccacttcttaagaagccaactcttgattcagaggttttagccaactataggcccatatctaacctcccctttctctctaagatcctcgagaaagcagttgctaatcagctgtgtaactttctaaataataacagcttatttgaggattttcagtctggatttagagctcatcatagtacagaaactgcactggtaaaagttacaaatgacctcttaacttcatcagataatggacttctctctgtcctcgtcctgttagatcttagtgctgccttcgacactattgatcatcaaatcctgttaaagagacttgaacatttaattggtattaaaggaacagcattaaactggtttaaatcctatctgtcagatagatttcagtttgtaaatgttaatgataaatcctccatgcaaacaaaagttaaacacagtgttcctcagggttcagtgcttggaccaatactattctccttatatatgcttcctttaggaaacattattcggaaacactcaataaatgttcattgttatgcagatgatactcaattatatctatcaataaagcctaatgaaatcaaccagttaactaaactacaaacatgtattaaggacataaagttattgtgcttggccctaaacacctcagaaacacattatccaatgatataactactctggatggcattactttggcctccagtactactgtaaggaacctaggagttatatttgaccaggatctgtcctttaattcccacataaaacaaatttcaaggtctgcctattttcatctgcgtaacatttcaaaaatcagacatattctgtctcaaaatgatgctgaaaaactaatccatgcatttgttacttcaaggctggattattgtaattcattattatctggctgtcctaataaatctctaaagactctccaactggtccagaatgcagctgcacgtgttctgacaaaaactagaaagagagatcacattactcctattttagcttcactgcattggcttcccgtaaaatcaagaatagaatttaaaatccttctcctcacttttaaagctcttaatggtcaggctccatcatatcttaaagagcttatagtaccttatgtacctactagaacactgcgctcccagaacgcaggcctacttgtggtacctagtatctctaaaagtagaatgggaggcagagcctttagttatcaggctcctctcctgtggaaccatctcccagatttggtccggagggcagacaccctctatacttttaagagtaggcttaaaactttcctttttgataaagcttatagttagccagctcctagtttatgctgttataggcttagactgccgggggactcctacctccatgatgcactgagctcctctctcctcctctctctctctctatccatccatctatatccaataacattcatgtactattaatgcattcagtaacctacacttcttccccggagttgtctgtgctttctcctctcacaggcaatctgggcctgtagacgtccggatgacagattccagtcctggaccttctagcttcaatgtttatgaactatgtgcttctctctctctcctattcttactctctctcccccctaccccaaccggtcgaggcagatggccgcccactttgagcctggttctgcctgaggtttcttcctgttaaaagggagtttttttcttgccattgtcgctaagtgcttactcatgtgggaatgttgggtctctttaaaactaaaacctgaagagttcggtttagaacctgctctatgtgtaaagtgccttgagataactttgttgtgatttggcgctatacaaataaagattgattgattgattgataagtCATATGTCACATTTTGAGTAATGCTACTCAAACTTCTTtcaaatgtatatgtatgtatatgagaGGCTCTCACATGATGTAGTTCAGTCTGGGTGCCTCAcctacagaaaagaaaagaaaagattaaagattaaagagtgtaagaaacagtgtgtgtaaagtgtaaaatggTAATGCATCTGAAGCACGGTGTATACTGTATTTGCAGTTTTGGGGATCATGTTATAATAAAGCATCCTTTATAAAGGGTGTATATGTTTTGATGACGGCATTATTAATGGTTATGAAAAAATCTCTGTCTCGTGTTTATTCTCCTCCAACTAGACTCTTGATTTGTCTTCTTTAGAACTGCAACAataagtcaattaatcaattagtggCCAACTACTGAATCAATTggcaaatattttgataatagatgaatagttttgagtcatttttaaaatttctttttctatgataataaactgaatatctttggttgTGAACTGCTGGTTGGGACAAAActagacatttgaagacgtcaccttggaccaaacaactaactaattaaacaagaaaataactgacggattgatcaataatgaaagtagTTGTTAATTGTAGTGTTAGTCTTTTTAGCCCTTTAGGTCAATGGATCGCAACACCCCTGACTTTTTGGAAAAATGCCACAGAGCATTTGAAAGAAAATCTATTTATGTTAATTTAAGGTTAAGTAATTGGTGgattgttataaaaaaaaatagtcacatttataattacaaacatttttttttcagagttgGTGTATAAATGAGAACCCTGTGATGCTTATTATTACTGGAATTAAGGACTTTATGAATGATGTTTCACAATCTGGAAACCCTAAAGTTGCTCTAATTAGTGGATTATAACTTAAAGTAAATTGGGTATTACACTATTAgctataataatattaatacatgTGGCTAATTTctttcctaggatggcgaagtcatgacccgccctactctgcctgtGATTGGCTTACCCTGATATTCTTGCCCTAATTCTAACCAATCAGACTCCTCATGCCTGAACCCATCTGGCGAAGGCAACGAGTACGAGCCAATCAGAATCAGAGTAGGATGTGTCA harbors:
- the si:dkey-193c22.1 gene encoding uncharacterized protein si:dkey-193c22.1, whose amino-acid sequence is MSGLKCRVSLPVAVGAVLVGVPYSISLAAQWLYGWPNKPGYKKYIEALRPRRIYCLTRAVLETLKYLQYGRLYFQWKSWYKNDENRKHYEKGITFGRRSNKLDLYHPPTLGKSEDVPTPLVVFIYGGAWGSGDRSIYCLLARQMAEELGATVVCPDYCTYPKGNVLGMVQDIADCLVWAQESGQKFNFNKDKIVLIGHSAGAHLCALTTLFLIDSREELFIEARKLQDITCAIRGVIGLSGVYNIMDHYEHEQKRAVEYVSTMHKAMNGVGNFPYYSPTHLLEKLSQDKLSRVPPFALLHGTTDIIVPVESSTKFSELLTSVSVKVSLYLLPKVDHTEIVTDLMAPERRFYNPIYTCIKQEYRNLLGTC